A single genomic interval of Halichondria panicea chromosome 2, odHalPani1.1, whole genome shotgun sequence harbors:
- the LOC135331983 gene encoding serine/threonine-protein kinase MARK2-like has product MSMTHGSNGGKGSDEAPPPRPPSQQSSGSSGGSKLKCIGRYVFSGVTLGKGNFARVESAFHTIIQAKVAIKIIETDKIKEDYVRKNLLREAQLMRRLHHPNIIRLYETMKTSNLYCLVTEIADGGELLSYVRNDFKERRLTEATARPFIRQLVSALDHLHSTGIVHRDLKMENILLDKRKRNIKIVDFGLSNSTKPGSLLQTHCGSPEYAAPELFIPGREYGPEVDVWSLGVNLYGMLVGRLPFRSPRQGSKRRQKLLEQITGGISEFHEKEMAHVSIGAKDLINRLLQPDSRRRAQLHEVMQHPWVTKNGEHPLLPYEESPIDSATKAYLIDLMSSNLGVSSFDVKDAVKRDRCDWLAAIYNLLIDQPEGRNHIQQANEDPENQLVDAQHYQGSMEHFRLSQADSLDASSGVTGAVVSTKGQGRSYRHSQALSQTHPQSQPESSEYVSSTLPLTKREKKHHRSQESRQLGPPRVLNPLQPPGFNRRASIANPYDTPNHQTPYQSSRDPILSHYYHQQPSEKRRSSSRGRRLPSTPAEEPYHRASREPPRSHSRAESMPDPLPLPWRQNIATMSQLARSPLPETTTPPPKSSSPRDETRHSSQNESSVSPLGQLKPNKKSLKPIRPKSHSLGSKSLSRSVDTNLHQRMHDVSRQHTRSVMWPPQTQQIGPLQKISTNGRSSVGNGWQSPNGIHSKKALPKDIQGLMEEKSTTPRSAYTSIQDIPQELNQLEENGSIVSVDIQPELFKPLHYELHHDMSKHQQHPLNLHMNSGETLKVDPISGAEVSHYRSHTRQPHSRSTSARLPSPGYQGKRLDMASPSGYASAEMMYHHHHSNGDIYHNDHEQALRNSGQKSSTGGILGKAFKFKNSKQKSASTTLHPKAL; this is encoded by the exons ATGAGTATGACTCACGGTTCAAATGGTGGTAAAGGAAGCGATGAAGCCCCCCCACCAAGACCCCCCTCACAGCAGAGCAGTGGTAGCTCTGGAGGGTCCAAGCTTAAGTGTATCGGGAGATACGTGTTCTCTGGGGTCACATTGGGGAAAGGAAACTTCGCAAGAGTTGAATCTGCTTTCCATACGATCATACAAGCAAAG GTTGCAATAAAGATCATCGAGACTGACAAAATAAAAGAGGATTACGTTCGGAAGAATCTGCTTCGTGAAGCACAGCTAATGAGACGATTGCACCACCCAAACATCATCAGGCTCTATGAGACGATGAAGACGAGTAATCTGTACTGTCTTGTGACTGAGATAGCGGATGGAGGAGAACTTCTCTCGTACGTTCGCAACGATTTCAAGGAAAGACGACTCACTGAAGCTACCGCAAGGCCCTTCATTAGACAGCTTGTTTCGGCTCTCGATCATCTTCACAGCACGGGCATAGTTCATCG GGATCTCAAGATGGAAAACATTTTACTCGACAAGAGGAAGAGAAACATCAAAATCGTTG ATTTTGGTCTGAGCAACTCCACAAAGCCTGGCAGTCTTCTCCAGACACACTGTGGAAGTCCTGAGTACGCCGCACCTGAACTCTTCATTCCAGGACGAGAGTACGGCCCTGAGGTTGATGTCTGGAGCTT GGGTGTCAATCTGTACGGCATGTTGGTGGGAAGGCTTCCGTTCCGATCTCCTCGTCAAGGCTCAAAGAGACGCCAGAAACTTCTCGAACAAATCACAGGAGGTATTAGTGAATTCCACGAGAAAGAAATGGCACACGTCTCAATTGGAGCAAAAGATTTGATAAATCGACTACTTCAGCCGGATTCTCGAAGACGAGCTCAGCTGCATGAGGTAATGCAACATCCTTGGGTCACAAAGAATGGTGAACATCCGCTCTTGCCCTACGAGGAATCACCTATCGATTCTGCAACCAAGGCTTAT TTGATCGATCTAATGTCCTCTAACTTGGGAGTGAGTTCGTTTGATGTGAAAGATGCTGTAAAACGGGATCGCTGTGACTGGTTGGCAGCTATCTACAACCTCCTCATTGACCAACCAGAGGGTCGAAACCACATCCAGCAAGCAAACGAAGACCCTGAAAACCAACTGGTGGATGCACAGCACTATCAAGGATCTATGGAGCATTTCCGACTGAGTCAAGCCG ACTCACTGGATGCTTCTTCTGGGGTAACTGGTGCTGTGGTTAGTACCAAAGGTCAAGGACGAAGCTATCGACACTCACAAGCACTG TCTCAAACCCACCCTCAATCTCAGCCTGAAAGCAGTGAGTACGTCTCTTCAACTCTCCCGCTGACCAAGCGAGAAAAGAAGCATCACCGATCCCAGGAAAGCCGCCAGCTTGGCCCTCCACGAGTGTTAAACCCTCTGCAACCCCCCGGCTTCAATAGACGAGCCTCTATTGCTAATCCTTACGACACACCCAATCATCAGACACCGTATCAGTCTAGTCGTGATCCCATACTCTCCCACTACTACCATCAACAGCCTTCTGAAAAGAGGCGCTCAAGTTCGAGAGGGAGGCGTCTCCCGTCCACTCCCGCTGAGGAGCCCTATCACAGAGCGTCACGAGAACCTCCTAGGTCTCACTCGAGAGCTGAATCGATGCCAGACCCTCTACCACTGCCCTGGAGACAGAATATTGCTACGATGTCACAACTGGCAAGATCCCCTCTACCAGAAACCACCACTCCACCACCGAAATCTAGCTCACCCCGGGATGAAACCAGACACAGCTCTCAAAATGAATCATCAGTTTCGCCACTTGGGCAACTAAAACCGAACAAAAAAAGTTTGAAACCAATTCGCCCCAAAAGTCATTCCCTGGGCAGCAAAAGTTTATCGCGTTCAGTTGATACGAATCTGCACCAGAGAATGCATGACGTGTCCCGTCAACACACCAGGTCTGTCATGTGGCCTCCGCAGACTCAACAAATCGGTCCCTTGCAAAAAATAAGCACCAATGGGAGGTCAAGTGTTGGGAACGGCTGGCAAAGTCCAAACGGTATTCACAGCAAGAAGGCTCTTCCTAAAGACATCCAAGGTCTAATGGAGGAGAAATCTACCACTCCACGTTCTGCGTACACCTCAATTCAAGACATACCCCAAGAATTGAACCAACTCGAGGAAAACGGATCGATTGTCAGTGTTGATATACAGCCCGAACTGTTCAAACCTCTTCACTATGAATTACATCATGATATGTCCAAGCACCAGCAGCACCCCCTAAACTTGCACATGAACTCTGGGGAGACGTTAAAAGTCGACCCGATATCCGGAGCCGAAGTCTCCCACTATCGCAGTCACACTCGCCAGCCGCACTCCAGGAGTACCTCCGCTAGGCTACCGTCTCCCGGTTACCAGGGGAAACGACTCGATATGGCTTCACCTTCTGGTTATGCGAGCGCAGAAATGATGTATCACCATCACCATAGCAATGGCGATATCTACCACAATGACCACGAAcag GCATTAAGGAATAGTGGTCAAAAGAGCAGTACTGGTGGGATTCTGGGAAAAGCATTCAAGTTCAAGAACTCCAAACAGAAGAGCGCCAGCACTACTCTTCACCCTAAAGCACTCTGA
- the LOC135332100 gene encoding uncharacterized protein LOC135332100, with the protein MPTCVAYCLLLVFLTHSCILPYKTAEAQTDYSQVIPANFPSPAGGNYTVKYVSEDGADDINCLENQQFSPPDNSNVIIYCRTLRYALFGNHDYQNNQSVANIIVLMQPGRYPFGNVSIVLEDFTNLVISKVPNSVGEVVLYCQEYLEHDYNNLYITYSSYVAVNDVVFEKCGPLSPGMGIRSVEWLNVSNCIARDNYHSGIITYQSVNMTFENCTFENNNSTASYNISVYLNPGEIRFAGALSISWQNLSNSVGFAEITNCKFMNNTAWISRLNMNDTRPNLYIPQGHGGAITTHFDNTTNHMIRIDNTIVRDNTARFNGGGAFFSFYQRASNNQIMITNSSFEDNESILGTGGAVSMSTFYKANNNHLFISDTLFLNNTASLGGGGCSVNIQDQLIEKTELLISNVANFENCTFESNSSPEGGSAVSLVSNARVDQALSTTDFINCSFLNNVAHEEGAVLSLRFPIKFNGRTVFKNNMGGGVVVLQSRMDVSGWVWFEGNTADQGGALMLREESVMQVLRDTNMTFIRNSARRQGGAISVISPSVGLDTDIIRLFNTRCFIQYDVIDTPDSIQPSDWNATFRFIDNRAEINGAAIHATDIARCTYTPSLNTTDTVTVTERSIFSLNTVFYFSGNEVTDNTTVRANMSVASSPSNLLLSPQEVTGAPGEVIEFKIRAIDQSGNWRRAVWSLNDNGVTTDPTEGQEFFVLTPAGSTHRYTVQSKDGYSYENCSNSKTLHQNKIDFSLVQIIAGDIANISTSIVGVACCHPGYVFNDNRSTCEYNRDNKVILRGDINHRYLYIEPEHYASMRNGKLVSAVIPPTFQNCSTQGALRGCLYKFDGEDDQCDYNRSGFLCGNCPEGQGLDLTLRFCKECTVRDTIWVTVIVILCIIAAVLVIVFNIGVPNDLKGCFFFVQVVGFVYQGSTDWDFHLSRLLASFYLFLCPLPAHSAYVTAFYGFILSIIAGLTIIVYVICARFIGRLGHHSALEGIWLLCIITIKYAADTAYLLLRCQKVTGKDVHGEFVYFYDGTKACFTFDENSRHLGFAIMAIVLLLAVIAAIIAILVISYRRFKHTQAFTDILTNGVNVSCRWWSAFDLLRRLLIVLVALGLNYIQPDFNQLAQFAVGLVIFFTFAISQPYKERRSNIIEALILLDLLILTSLFLNTADQSQDTVNGLAALLLLLPFIYGALYIVFSIVSIVWNKCSPTSFMKFCQQVSHLMVRGKWREKVEGGISHDLDRFISVRKTSDGSVVETELHDSAEFSSDYTELREELLETSPS; encoded by the exons ATGCCTACTTGTGTGGCCTACTGCTTGCTGCTGGTCTTCCTTACACACTCCTGTATCCTGCCCTACAAGACAGCAGAGGCCCAAACTGACTACAGCCAGGTGATACCAGCCAACTTCCCTAGCCCTGCTGGAGGCAACTACACAGTCAAATATGTATCAGAAGATGGCGCAGATGACATAAATTGCCTAGAGAATCAACAATTCTCTCCTCCTGATAATTCAAACGTCATAATATACTGTCGAACACTTCGCTATGCTCTGTTTGGTAACCACGATTATCAAAACAACCAAAGCGTGGCTAACATCATTGTGCTAATGCAACCTGGACGATATCCTTTCGGGAATGTGTCAATTGTATTGGAAGATTTTACCAACCTCGTTATTTCTAAAGTGCCGAACTCAGTTGGAGAGGTGGTGTTGTATTGTCAGGAATATCTCGAGCATGACTACAACAATTTGTATATAACGTACTCCAGCTATGTTGCCGTTAATGATGTGGTGTTTGAGAAATGTGGTCCCTTGTCTCCAGGAATGGGCATACGTTCAGTGGAATGGCTGAATGTCTCTAACTGTATTGCTAG GGATAATTATCACAGCGGGATCATAACGTACCAAAGTGTCAACATGACCTTTGAGAACTGCACATTTGAGAACAACAACAGTACAGCATCGTACAATATATCAGTTTATCTAAACCCTGGGGAAATTCGTTTCGCCGGTGCCCTGTCTATCAGCTGGCAAAATCTTAGCAATTCGGTCGGATTTGCCGAGATTACAAACTGCAAATTCATGAACAACACTGCGTGGATATCACGTCTAAACATGAACGATACTCGACCGAACCTGTACATCCCACAAGGTCACGGGGGTGCAATTACTACACACTTCGATAACACCACCAACCACATGATCAGAATTGACAACACTATTGTTCGTGACAACACAGCGAGATTCAACGGTGGAGGTGCTTTCTTCTCGTTTTACCAAAGGGCCAGTAACAATCAGATTATGATCACAAACTCTAGTTTCGAGGATAATGAGAGCATACTTGGAACTGGTGGAGCAGTCAGTATGAGCACTTTCTATAAAGCCAACAACAATCATCTGTTTATATCTGACACCCTCTTCTTGAACAACACTGCTTCTCTTGGAGGTGGCGGGTGTAGCGTCAACATTCAA GATCAGTTGATTGAGAAGACAGAGTTGCTTATATCCAATGTGGCTAATTTCGAAAACTGTACGTTTGAGAGCAACTCATCTCCCGAGGGTGGAAGTGCCGTGAGTCTTGTGTCCAATGCAAGAGTGGACCAGGCACTCAGTACAACCGACTTTATTAACTG TTCTTTCCTGAACAACGTAGCTCACGAAGAGGGGGCAGTCCTGAGTCTGCGATTCCCCATCAAATTCAACGGTAGAACAGTTTTCAAGAACAATATGGGAGGAGGTGTGGTAGTCCTCCAGTCCCGGATGgatgtgagtgggtgggtgtggtttgaaGGGAACACGGCCGATCAGGGAGGAGCTCTGATGCTGAGAGAAGAGAGTGTT ATGCAAGTATTAAGAGACACCAACATGACCTTCATCAGGAACTCAGCTAGACGACAAGGAGGAGCTATTTCAGTCATATCGCCATCTGTCGGCCTGGACACGGACATTATCAGATTGTTCAACACGAGATGCTTCATTCAGTATGACGTTATTGACACACCCGACTCAATACAACCATCAGATTGGAAT GCCACCTTCAGGTTCATTGACAACAGAGCTGAAATCAACGGTGCTGCTATACATGCCACGGATATCGCCAGATGCACCTACACCCCCTCACTGAACACCACGGATACAGTCACAGTTACTGAGAGATCCATCTTCTCACtcaatacagtcttctattTCAG TGGTAACGAGGTGACTGACAACACGACAGTCAGGGCCAACATGTCAGTAGCCTCATCACCCTCCAACCTGCTCTTAAGCCCACAG gaggtgaCTGGTGCTCCGGGGGAGGTGATTGAGTTCAAAATAAGGGCAATTGATCAGAGTGGGAACTGGAGGAGGGCCGTCTGGAGTCTCAATGACAATGGAGTCACTACG GACCCAACTGAAGGCCAGGAGTTCTTCGTGCTCACTCCAGCTGGCagcacacacagatacactgTACAGAGCAAGGACGGTTATTCTTATGAGAATTGCTCCAACAGCAAAACACTGCATCAGAACAAAATTGATTTCAGCCTCGTTCAAATTATTGCTGGAGACATC GCTAATATCAGCACCTCtattgtgggtgtggcctgttGTCACCCTGGTTACGTGTTCAACGACAACAGATCCACGTGCGAGTATAACCGCGACAACAAAGTGATTCTGAGAGGAGACATTAACCATCGCTACCTGTACATAGAG CCTGAGCACTATGCTTCAATGCGGAATGGGAAGCTGGTGTCGGCCGTCATCCCACCCACATTCCAGAACTGCTCTACTCAAGGAGCACTTCGTGGATGTCTGTACAAGTTTGACGGTGAAGATGACCAGTGTGACTACAATCGCTCAG GGTTCCTGTGTGGTAATTGCCCTGAGGGTCAAGGTCTGGACCTCACGCTCAGGTTCTGCAAAGAGTGCACTGTGAGAGACACCATCTGGGTGACAGTAATCG TTATTCTCTGTATAATTGCCGCTGTTCTTGTGATTGTGTTCAACATTGGAGTGCCTAACGACCTCAAAGGATGCTTCTTCTTTGTTCAA GTCGTCGGTTTTGTATATCAGGGAAGCACTGATTGG GACTTCCATTTGTCTCGTCTACTGGCCAGTTTCTACCTGTTCCTGTGCCCCCTGCCCGCCCACAGTGCTTACGTTACTGCCTTCTATGGATTCATTCTCTCCATAATAGCAGGACTAACAATCATTGTATACGTCATATG TGCAAGGTTCATTGGTAGACTGGGACACCACTCGGCTCTGGAGGGgatatggttgctatgcatcatCACTATCAAGTACGCAGCTGACACAGCGTATCTACTACTACGCTGCCAGAAAGTGACTGGAAAAGACGTACATGGAGAGTTT GTATACTTTTACGATGGGACCAAAGCATGTTTCACATTCGATGAGAACAGCCGTCATCTTGGCTTCGCCATCATGGCAATAGTCCTACTGCTTGCAGTCATTGCGGCCATAATAGCCATCCTCGTCATCAGCTATAGAAGGTTTAAa CACACACAAGCCTTCACGGATATACTGACAAATGGTGTCAACGTGTCCTGTCGCTGGTGGAGTGCTTTTGACCTCTTAAGAAGGCTTTTGATAGTACTGGTCGCATTGGGCCTCAACTACATACAGCCAGACTTCAATCAG CTGGCACAGTTTGCGGTCGGTCTTGTCATCTTCTTCACATTTGCAATTTCCCAACCGTATAAAGAGAGAAGGTCAAACATCATTGAAGCACTCATTCTCCTCGACCTTCTTATACTGACGTCTCTCTTCCTCAACACAGCTGACCAGAGCCAGGACACGGTGAACGGGCTGGCCGCACTATTGCTCCTGTTGCCTTTCATCTACGGTGCTCTGTATATCGTGTTCAGCATTGTCAGTATTGTATG GAATAAATGTTCACCAACAAGCTTTATGAAGTTTTGTCAGCAAGTGAGTCACCTGATGGTGCGAGGCAAGTGGAGGGAGAAGGTGGAGGGAGGCATTAGTCACGACCTGGATCGGTTCATCAGTGTTAGAAAAACTAGCGATGGATCTGTCGTCGAGACTGAGCTG CACGACTCTGCTGAGTTCTCCTCTGATTACACAGAGCTCAGGGAAGAGCTATTGGAAACCTCTCCTTCATAA